The genome window GAGTGGCGCAACGTCGCCGCCGGGCTGGCGAAGGCGATGAGCTGGTCGAAGCCGCTCATCCCCGGCCAGGGCGACCCCAAGCCCTACGCCGGCTCCCCCGCCGCGGGCTGACCCTGCGTTCTGTCTTCGCTCATCCCGGCATAGCCGGTTCAGCGAAGACAGAACGGCCTAGCGCACGCCGCCCTTCGTCATCCCGAGGACGTCGAGGGCCTGGTCGAGCTGCTCGTCGGTGAGCAGGCCCCGCTCCCGCACGATCTCCCGCACGCTGCGGCCCGTCCGCACGCTCTCCTTCACGATCTCCGCCGCAGCCTCGTAGCCGATGTGCGGGTTGAGCGACGTGCCCAGCGACGGGCTCGACTCGGCGTAGGCCCGGCAGCGCTCGACGTCGGCCTCGACGCCGGCGATGCAGCGGTCGGCGAACAGGCGGCTCACGCTGCCCAGCAGCCGGATCGACTCCAGCAGGTTCTGGGCCATCACCGGCATGTACACGTTGAGCTCGAAGTTGCCCTGGGAGCCGGCGAAGGCGACGGTGGCGTCGTTGCCGATCACCTGGGCGCACACCTGGGAGACGGCCTCGGGGATCACCGGGTTGACCTTGCCCGGCATGATCGACGAGCCGGGCTGCAGGTCGGGCAGGCGGATCTCGGCCAGGCCCGTGCGGGGGCCGCTGGCCATCCACCGCAGGTCGTTGGCGATCTTCAGCAGCACCACCGCGACGCCCCGCAGCTGCCCGGACAGCTCGACCAGGGCATCGCGGGCACCCTGGGCGGCGAAGTGGTCGGGCGCCTCGCGCAGCGGCAGGCCGGTGCGGTGCGCGAGCTTCTCGATCACCGCCTCGGCGAACCCCGGCGGGCAGTTGAGGCCCGTGCCGACGGCCGTGCCACCCAACGGCAGCTCACCGACGTGGGGGAGCGTGGAGCGCACCCGCTCGGCTGCCTGACGCACCTGCGCCGCGTAGCCCCCCAGCTCCTGGCCGAGGGTCACCGGCGTGGCGTCCATCAGGTGGGTGCGACCGGACTTCACCACGTCGGCCAGCTCGATCGACTTGGCCGTCAGCGCCGCAGCCAGGTACTCGAGCGCCGGCCACAGGCCCTCCTGCACGTGGTGGGCGGCGGCCAGGTGGATGGCCGACGGGAACACGTCGTTGGACGACTGCGACGCGTTCACGTGGTCGTTGGGGTGCACCGTGCGTCCACCATCGCCGTCACCACCGGCACCGAGGCGCTCGGTCGCCAGGCTGGCCAGCACCTCGTTGGCGTTCATGTTGGTGCTGGTGCCGGAGCCCGTCTGGAAGACGTCGATGGGGAAGTGCTCGTTCCAGTGGCCGAGGCGGACGTCGTCGGCCGCGGCGGCGATGGCGGCCGCCACGTCGGCGTCGATGATCCCGAGATCGGCGTTGACCTCGGCGGCGGCGCCCTTGATGCGCGCCAGCGCCGAGACCATGGCGGGGTCGAGGGGCCGGCCGGAGATCGGGAAGTTCTCGACCGCCCGCTGCGTCTGCGCTCCCCAGCGGGCCGAGGCGGGCACGCGGACCTCGCCCATGGTGTCGTGCTCGATGCGGAAGTCCTGTGCGTCGTCTTCGAGGGTCACGTAGGTGACGGTACCCACGGACCCGACCTACGGTTCCCGGCTGATGACCACCGGCTTCGAGTACACGGACCTCCTCCCCCTCGGCCCCGACGAGACGACCTACGACCTCCAGCCCGACCTGGAGGTGGGCACGCTGGAGGCCGGCGCACACCGGTTCCTCACCGTGGCGCCCGAGGTGCTCACTGAGCTGACCGGCCGGGCGATGCACGAGATCGCCCACTACCTGCGGGCCGGCCACCTGGCGCAGCTGCGGGCGATCCTCGACGACCCGGAGGCGTCGGCCAACGACCGCTTCGTGGCACTCGACCTGCTCAAGAACGCCTGCATCTCGGCCGGTGGCGTGCTGCCGATGTGCCAGGACACCGGCACCGCCATCGTGAAGGGCAAGAAGGGCCAGTTCGTGTTGACGTCCGGGCCGTCCGACGAGGAGGCCATCACCCGGGGCATCTTCGACACCTACCAGCGCGACAACCTGCGCTACTCGCAGATGGCGCCGCTCACCATGTGGGACGAGGTCAACACCAAGACCAACCTCCCCGCGGAGATCAAGATCGCGGCGACGCCCGGCGACGCCTACAAGTTCCTCTTCATGGCCAAGGGCGGCGGCTCGGCCAACAAGAGCTACCTGTTCCAGGAGACCAAGGCACTGCTCAACCCCGACAGCCTCCTGCGCTTCCTCGACGAGAAGCTCCGCGCCCTCGGCACCGCGGCGTGCCCGCCCTACCACCTGGCGATCGTCGTCGGCGGCACGTCGGCCGAGCTGGCGGTGGAGACGGCGAAGCTGGCGTCGACCCGCTACCTCGACACGTTGCCGTTGGCAGGTAGCGGGCTCGGGCACGGCTTCCGCGACATCGAGCTGGAGGCGAAGGTCCTGTCGCTGGTGCAGTCGTTCGGCATCGGCGCCCAGTTCGGCGGCAAGTACTTCTGCCACGACGTGCGGGTGATCCGCCTGCCCCGCCACGGCGCCTCGTGCCCGGTCGCGGTGGCGGTGTCGTGCTCGGCCGACCGCCAGGCGCTGGCCAAGATCACCCACGAGGGCGTGTTCCTGGAGCAGCTGGAGCACGACCCGGCCCGCCACCTGCCCGAGGTCGTCGACGACGAGCTGGACGACGGCAACGAGGTCGTCCGCATCGACCTGAACCGGCCGATGGACGAGATCCGGGCCACGCTGTCGCAGCTGCCGGTGAAGACCCGCCTCGCCCTGTCGGGGCCGATGGTGGTGGCCCGTGACATCGCCCACGCCAAGCTCAAGGAGCGCCTCGACGCGGGCGAGCCCATGCCCGCCTACCTGCGCGACCACTGCGTCTACTACGCCGGTCCCGCCAAGACCCCGGAGGGCTACGCCTCGGGGTCGTTCGGCCCGACGACAGCCGGCCGCATGGACGCCTACGTCGACCAGTTCCAGGCCGCCGGCGGGTCGTTCGTGATGCTGGCCAAGGGCAACCGGTCCCGCCGGGTGACCGACGCCTGCAAGGCGCACGGGGGTTTCTACCTGGGCTCCATCGGCGGTCCGGCCGCCCGCCTGGCGCAGGAGTGCATCCGCCACGTCGAGGTGATCGACTACCCCGACCTGGGCATGGAGGCCGTCTGGAAGATCGAGGTGGAGGACTTCCCCGCCTTCGTGGTGGTCGACGACAAGGGCAACGACTTCTTCGCCCAGCTGTCCCGCCCGGTCGACCTACGCGTCTGACGACCCGAAATTGCGTGGCTGGCGGTCGCTATAGGGCCACGAGACACGCAATTTCGCTCGCTCACTCGTAGCGGAGGGCGGGGATCACCTCGGTGCGGGCGGCGCGCCGGGCCGGCCACACGGCCGCGGCCAACGCCACGACCACGGCGAGGCCACCCGACGTCACGACCGACGACCAGTCGGGCCGGAACGGGTTGCTGAAGCCCACCACCAGCGGCGCCGTCTGCAGCATCGCCCACAGGGTGACGATCCCGCCGAGCGTCCCCAGGGCCACGCCCACCAGCCCGACGATGCCCGCCTCGGCCAGCACCATCTGGGCCAGCCGGGGCGGCGTCATCCCGACCGCGGCGAGCATCCCCATCTCCCGGCGCCGCTGCACGCCGGCCAGGAGCAGCGTCGACAGCACCGCCACGAACGACACGCCCAGCAGGCCCCGCTGCAGGGTCCAGAACGGCAGCATCGTGTACTCCACGTCCTCGACCGCGTCGGCGACCGCATCGGCCGGCGTGTCGACGAACAGCATCATGATCCCGTTGCTGCCGCCCGTCACGAACTCGGCGCCGTCCACGGTCGCGGCCAGCTCGGGCCAGACCCGCTCGGCCAGCTCCTCGTACGACACGCCGGGCTCCGGCAGGAGGTTCACGGCCCTCGCCGGCAGCTCGCCGTAGAGCCGGCGGTGCAGCTCCCACGGGATCATCGCCTCGCGGCCGCCCAACCCACCGCCCTCGACCACCGCCTGCACCCGCACGTCGACCATCCCGGTGGGGGTCGGCAGCGCGACCGTGTCACCCGGCCGGACGCCCTCGGCCCGGGCCAGCAGCGTGTTCACCACCACCTCGCCGTCGGCGAACGCCTCGGGGTCGATCGACCCGGCCACCAGGTCGCGGCCCGACTCCCGCAGCACCCACGGGCTCTCGTGCGCGCTCACCACCATGAAGTCGCCGCGGCCGCCCCCGGCCAGCACCGAGGCGCCCTGGCGCACGTCGGCGACACCGGGCAGCTCGGCCAGGGCGTCGATCAGCCGCGACGGCAGGGCGACGTCGAGGTTGGCGTCGGGCCCCGGCGACACGGCGCTCACCGCCACGCCGTCCATGTTGTCGAGGATCTGGTCGTTCAAGGAGGCGCGCACGCCGTTGCTGAAGCCGGCGGTGACGAAGGCGGTGGCCGTCGCTCCGGCGATGGCGATCACCATCACCCCGGTCCGTCCCGGGGCCCGCAGCAGGTTGGCGACCGCCAGCCGGCCGGCCGACGAGTTGTGGACGACGCGGGCCAGCGGTCGGATCAGGATCGGCGCCAGGTTGGCGCCGACCAGCAGGAGCGAGACGGCCACGACGGCGAACCCGAGGCCGCCGACGGGCACCTGCCAGGGCTCGAGGCCGCCGTCACGCCGGGCCAGCAGCACCAGGCCGCAGCCCGCCCACGTCACCAGGTCCCAGCCCAGCGCCCGCTTGGCGAAGTTCGCCGCCGGCGGCTGCTCGTAGGTGCGGCGCCCGGACAGCTCCTCGGCGACGGCCGCCCGCCAGGCCCGCCGCACCGGCAGCACCGTGGCGGCGATCGCCGTGACCAGGCCCAGCACGGCGCCGGTCAGGAGCGACCCGGGGCCGACGTGCAGCTCCACCGGTATGGCGGCGGAGTCGCGGGTGAAGCCCGAGATCGACTCGACGATCGGCGCCGCGACCACCCGCCCGCCGACGGCCCCGAGCAGGCCACCGGCCACGCCCAGCACCGCGGCCTCGGCGAAGGCGGTGCCGCCGATGACGGTCCTCGTGCCGCCCAGCGCGCCGGTGATGGCCAGCTCGCGGCGGCGCTCCTCCAGCGACAGC of Acidimicrobiales bacterium contains these proteins:
- a CDS encoding FtsX-like permease family protein, which gives rise to MRLLRLLAWRPLRRRPLRALLAIVAVAAGTAMAVSILVVRSSVADSVQEFGETLAGPTELRVVGAVRRGGLEPDVVDRVARTEGVAAAIPVVQAVTFVDNLEDGGDDVAFVLGVDCRVEQMAGDFGCTDEKVADHGDVPLAVGPGVPAGSRLHTDAGMVTLPARPVFEGLVGLGANRFVVYPLPAAQRLFTRGDRHDVVYVSTEAGADVDVVQRRLEDVVGEQNSVLDASQGPPEVELLLSGVLPIFSLLGLFGLGIGGLLVYNTVTLSLEERRRELAITGALGGTRTVIGGTAFAEAAVLGVAGGLLGAVGGRVVAAPIVESISGFTRDSAAIPVELHVGPGSLLTGAVLGLVTAIAATVLPVRRAWRAAVAEELSGRRTYEQPPAANFAKRALGWDLVTWAGCGLVLLARRDGGLEPWQVPVGGLGFAVVAVSLLLVGANLAPILIRPLARVVHNSSAGRLAVANLLRAPGRTGVMVIAIAGATATAFVTAGFSNGVRASLNDQILDNMDGVAVSAVSPGPDANLDVALPSRLIDALAELPGVADVRQGASVLAGGGRGDFMVVSAHESPWVLRESGRDLVAGSIDPEAFADGEVVVNTLLARAEGVRPGDTVALPTPTGMVDVRVQAVVEGGGLGGREAMIPWELHRRLYGELPARAVNLLPEPGVSYEELAERVWPELAATVDGAEFVTGGSNGIMMLFVDTPADAVADAVEDVEYTMLPFWTLQRGLLGVSFVAVLSTLLLAGVQRRREMGMLAAVGMTPPRLAQMVLAEAGIVGLVGVALGTLGGIVTLWAMLQTAPLVVGFSNPFRPDWSSVVTSGGLAVVVALAAAVWPARRAARTEVIPALRYE
- a CDS encoding class II fumarate hydratase, with product MTLEDDAQDFRIEHDTMGEVRVPASARWGAQTQRAVENFPISGRPLDPAMVSALARIKGAAAEVNADLGIIDADVAAAIAAAADDVRLGHWNEHFPIDVFQTGSGTSTNMNANEVLASLATERLGAGGDGDGGRTVHPNDHVNASQSSNDVFPSAIHLAAAHHVQEGLWPALEYLAAALTAKSIELADVVKSGRTHLMDATPVTLGQELGGYAAQVRQAAERVRSTLPHVGELPLGGTAVGTGLNCPPGFAEAVIEKLAHRTGLPLREAPDHFAAQGARDALVELSGQLRGVAVVLLKIANDLRWMASGPRTGLAEIRLPDLQPGSSIMPGKVNPVIPEAVSQVCAQVIGNDATVAFAGSQGNFELNVYMPVMAQNLLESIRLLGSVSRLFADRCIAGVEADVERCRAYAESSPSLGTSLNPHIGYEAAAEIVKESVRTGRSVREIVRERGLLTDEQLDQALDVLGMTKGGVR
- a CDS encoding fumarate hydratase codes for the protein MTVPTDPTYGSRLMTTGFEYTDLLPLGPDETTYDLQPDLEVGTLEAGAHRFLTVAPEVLTELTGRAMHEIAHYLRAGHLAQLRAILDDPEASANDRFVALDLLKNACISAGGVLPMCQDTGTAIVKGKKGQFVLTSGPSDEEAITRGIFDTYQRDNLRYSQMAPLTMWDEVNTKTNLPAEIKIAATPGDAYKFLFMAKGGGSANKSYLFQETKALLNPDSLLRFLDEKLRALGTAACPPYHLAIVVGGTSAELAVETAKLASTRYLDTLPLAGSGLGHGFRDIELEAKVLSLVQSFGIGAQFGGKYFCHDVRVIRLPRHGASCPVAVAVSCSADRQALAKITHEGVFLEQLEHDPARHLPEVVDDELDDGNEVVRIDLNRPMDEIRATLSQLPVKTRLALSGPMVVARDIAHAKLKERLDAGEPMPAYLRDHCVYYAGPAKTPEGYASGSFGPTTAGRMDAYVDQFQAAGGSFVMLAKGNRSRRVTDACKAHGGFYLGSIGGPAARLAQECIRHVEVIDYPDLGMEAVWKIEVEDFPAFVVVDDKGNDFFAQLSRPVDLRV